From a region of the Trichoderma atroviride chromosome 6, complete sequence genome:
- a CDS encoding uncharacterized protein (TransMembrane:11 (o34-55i67-85o123-144i151-173o185-206i227-244o256-276i288-305o311-328i340-366o386-410i)) — MASVVPYNGTVGKADSGHSTGVSDLNIFFDTGHMTWIAISSALVLLMIPGVGFYYSGLARRKSALSLLLLSMVSVGVISFQWFFWGYSLTFSRTGNAFLGDLTQFGLLKTLAQPNGSANLPDILFCLYQGMFAAITPALAIGAVADRGRMLPAIVFMFVWSTVVYDPIAYWTWNANGWLAKLPNYDFAGGGPVHMSSGACALAYSIMLGKRTGYNKNRGLPYRPHSVTNVVVGTVFLWVGWFGFNGGSALGMNLRAIMACFVTNLAASVGGVTWILLDYRLERKWSTIGFCSGAIAGLVAITPASGYVTPWASFIIGVVGAICCNFATKLKFLIGVDDALDIFAVHGIGGMVGNILTGIFGTSSIANLDGSTFGPIGWVNGHWVQLGNQLAGVCAIFGYSFTLSCIILFLMNLIPGLSLRVTVEDEDVGVDDCQLGEFAYDYVEMRRHVLDGETPLADTPAVMSSSSSTAEKHSAEKMPVGMV, encoded by the exons ATGGCGTCAGTCGTTCCTTATAACGGCACAGTAGGGAAGGCAGACTCCGGCCACTCGACCGGAGTCAGCGAcctcaacatcttcttcgac ACTGGCCACATGACATGGATCGCCATCAGCTCCGCCCTCGTGCTTCTCATGATCCCCGGCGTGGGCTTCTACTACAGCGGCCTCGCCCGTCGCAAGTCGGCCCTctcgctgctcctcctctccaTGGTCTCTGTGGGAGTCATCAGCTTCCAGTGGTTCTTTTGGGGATACTCGCTCACATTTTCTCGGACTGGAAACGCGTTTCTCGGCGATCTCACCCAGTTTGGCCTGCTGAAGACGCTGGCTCAGCCTAATGGCTCGGCCAACTTGCCTGACATCTTGTTTTGCCTGTACCAAGGCATGTTTGCCGCTATTAC TCCTGCCCTCGCCATCGGTGCCGTCGCCGATCGCGGCCGCATGCTCCccgccatcgtcttcatgTTCGTCTGGTCCACCGTCGTCTACGACCCCATCGCTTACTGGACCTGGAACGCCAACGGCTGGCTCGCCAAGCTGCCCAACTACGACTTCGCCGGCGGCGGCCCCGTCCACATGTCCTCGGGCGCCTGCGCCCTCGCCTACAGCATCATGCTGGGCAAGCGCACCGGCTACAACAAGAACCGCGGCCTGCCTTACCGCCCGCACAGCGTCACAaacgtcgtcgtcggcacCGTCTTCCTCTGGGTGGGCTGGTTCGGCTTCAACGGCGGCTCGGCTTTGGGCATGAACCTCCgcgccatcatggcctgcTTCGTGACCAACTTGGCTGCCTCGGTCGGTGGCGTCACTTGGATCCTGCTGGATTACCGTCTGGAGAGGAAATGGAGCACGATTGGGTTCTGCTCAGGGGCTATTGCTGGCCTGGTGGCGATTACTCCCGCGTCTGGCTACGTTACTCCTTGGGCCAGCTTCATCATTGGCGTCGTTGGCGCCATCTGCTGCAACTTTGCTACCAAGCTCAAGTTCCTCATTGGCGTTGACGATGCCCTCGACATTTTCGCCGTCCACGGCATCGGCGGTATGGTCGGCAACATCTTGACCGGCATCTTTGGAAC ctcctccatcgccaacctCGACGGCTCCACCTTCGGCCCCATCGGCTGGGTCAACGGCCACTGGGTCCAGCTCGGCAACCAGCTCGCCGGCGTCTGCGCCATCTTCGGCTACTCCTTCACCCTCTCCtgcatcatcctcttcctcatgAACCTCATTCCCGGCCTGTCCCTGCGCGTCACcgtcgaggacgaggacgtcGGCGTCGACGACTGCCAGCTCGGCGAGTTCGCCTACGACTACGTCGAGATGCGGCGGCACGTCCTGGACGGCGAGACGCCCCTGGCGGACACGCCGGCTGTGATGAGCAGTAGCTCGAGCACGGCGGAGAAGCATTCTGCGGAGAAGATGCCCGTGGGGATGGTTTGA